A genomic window from Fibrobacterota bacterium includes:
- the brxF gene encoding BREX-3 system P-loop-containing protein BrxF, with amino-acid sequence MHSDLAQILSELKERHFKLVLLVGINPQERSSLLAQWANDCLTSVTQLGRALSPRLAELSVRSRPLEVSGALEELAKEVTTDELLFLDGLEVLFDDSLKIDPFDTLKRLSLRRLVFAVWPGDYLRGRLTYAKVGHPEFRDCAPEGVLLYPRSPLQDMQ; translated from the coding sequence ATGCATAGCGACCTGGCTCAAATTCTCTCCGAACTCAAGGAACGGCATTTCAAACTGGTTCTCCTTGTGGGCATAAACCCGCAGGAACGTTCGAGTTTACTTGCTCAGTGGGCCAACGACTGCTTGACTTCGGTAACCCAGCTGGGAAGAGCCCTGAGCCCCCGACTGGCAGAGCTAAGCGTGAGGTCCCGGCCGCTGGAGGTGAGCGGAGCACTTGAAGAGTTAGCCAAGGAGGTCACAACCGACGAACTCCTCTTCCTTGATGGACTCGAGGTGCTCTTCGATGACAGCCTGAAGATTGATCCGTTCGATACGCTCAAACGTCTCTCCCTCAGACGTTTGGTATTTGCCGTTTGGCCAGGCGACTATTTGCGTGGTCGGCTAACCTATGCAAAGGTCGGCCATCCAGAATTTCGGGATTGCGCTCCAGAAGGCGTTCTCCTTTATCCTCGTTCTCCCCTACAGGACATGCAATGA
- a CDS encoding DUF262 domain-containing protein, with translation MSYNKMKIIDVLEKIRSNSMYLPAIQRKFVWETDKIETLFDSLMRNFPIGTFLFWKVERPELDNYVFYKFLQNYHERDKWFNEKAPAPEIRDEILGVLDGQQRLSSLYIALQGTHSSRSKGKHSHLDRSYPKKELYLNVVSHLQEDEERDNKYQFKFLTSEEAAPDSKSIWVNVKDLIKEKVPKFDKYFDVEILKHKNICPLLTEGDNKYSVIEVLHLFHRNVYEKELINYFLLDDPDIENVLKIFIRVNQAGTILSKSDLLFSTIVASWESGREKIEELQQSINRIGDGYSFSNDFLMRCALMLLDLPIRYKVSSFKAENVEKIKTQWSLLEESVVKTVELVHEFGVIDQTLRSKNAIIPLIYYVMKGGILNVETKKEMKKFLICSLLKNVYGAHGDTLLSAMQVGMRTSVFEGDKLSHYILSSNVFSFEWAASKLPREKSVRLTSEDIEEMLEYEKGPDSNLVLALIVEGVNFAHSKFHQDHLNPYSAFYQSKLRGLGVPEEKISRFQSMANQLPNLTLLEGGVNQSKNDKVLEKYIVGLGTNVDSWKMFHAIPNCSYSIIDFENFYESRKALLRNRIANLFS, from the coding sequence ATGAGTTACAACAAAATGAAAATCATAGATGTTTTGGAGAAAATCAGGTCAAATTCCATGTATTTGCCTGCCATCCAAAGGAAATTTGTTTGGGAAACTGATAAAATTGAAACTCTATTTGATTCTCTTATGAGGAATTTTCCAATTGGAACTTTCTTGTTTTGGAAAGTTGAACGTCCTGAGCTTGATAATTACGTATTCTACAAATTTTTGCAAAATTATCATGAGCGAGATAAGTGGTTTAATGAAAAAGCGCCAGCGCCTGAAATTAGAGACGAAATTCTAGGAGTTCTCGATGGCCAACAAAGGCTTTCGTCGCTCTATATTGCATTGCAAGGGACGCATTCAAGTAGATCAAAGGGTAAGCATTCGCACTTAGATCGATCATACCCTAAGAAAGAACTCTACTTGAATGTGGTTTCTCATTTGCAGGAAGATGAGGAACGAGATAATAAATACCAGTTTAAGTTCTTGACTTCAGAGGAGGCTGCACCAGATTCAAAATCGATTTGGGTGAATGTAAAGGATCTAATTAAAGAAAAAGTGCCAAAATTTGACAAGTACTTTGATGTTGAGATTTTGAAGCATAAGAATATTTGTCCCCTCTTGACTGAGGGTGATAACAAATATTCAGTCATAGAGGTTCTTCATTTATTCCATAGAAACGTATATGAGAAGGAGCTTATTAATTATTTCTTGCTTGATGATCCGGATATTGAAAATGTCCTCAAGATTTTCATTCGGGTCAACCAAGCCGGAACAATTCTGTCAAAAAGTGACCTTTTGTTCTCGACAATCGTTGCATCGTGGGAGAGTGGCCGCGAAAAAATCGAGGAGCTACAGCAATCTATAAATAGAATTGGTGACGGTTACTCTTTCTCTAACGATTTTCTAATGCGTTGTGCATTAATGCTGCTCGATCTTCCAATACGATATAAGGTTTCAAGCTTTAAAGCAGAGAATGTCGAAAAAATTAAAACACAGTGGAGCCTGCTTGAGGAGTCAGTTGTCAAAACAGTTGAATTGGTTCATGAATTTGGAGTCATTGATCAAACCTTAAGGTCGAAAAATGCAATAATACCACTGATTTATTATGTAATGAAAGGCGGAATTCTCAACGTAGAAACGAAGAAAGAGATGAAGAAATTTCTTATTTGCTCTTTGCTGAAAAATGTCTATGGTGCTCATGGAGATACCTTATTGTCTGCGATGCAAGTAGGCATGAGGACATCGGTTTTCGAAGGTGATAAGTTGTCTCATTATATACTGTCTTCAAATGTGTTTTCATTCGAATGGGCTGCATCAAAGCTGCCACGTGAAAAAAGTGTACGATTGACGTCGGAAGACATTGAAGAAATGTTGGAATATGAAAAAGGTCCAGACTCTAATCTTGTCTTGGCCCTGATTGTCGAAGGTGTAAATTTCGCTCATTCGAAGTTTCATCAAGATCATCTCAATCCATATTCAGCCTTTTATCAGAGCAAGTTGCGCGGATTGGGGGTTCCTGAAGAAAAAATATCAAGATTTCAAAGTATGGCAAATCAGCTTCCCAATTTGACCTTATTGGAAGGTGGTGTGAATCAGAGTAAAAATGACAAAGTTCTAGAGAAATATATTGTTGGCCTTGGGACGAATGTCGATAGCTGGAAAATGTTTCACGCTATTCCGAATTGCTCGTATTCAATAATTGATTTTGAAAATTTTTACGAGAGCAGGAAGGCCTTGCTTCGAAATCGTATAGCGAATTTGTTCTCATGA